One region of Cyanobium sp. M30B3 genomic DNA includes:
- the chlP gene encoding geranylgeranyl reductase, with protein MLRVAVVGGGPSGSCAAEVLAKAGIQTWIFERKLDNAKPCGGAIPLCMVAEFDLPESIIDRKVRNMRMISPSNREVDIHLDNADEYIGMCRREVMDAFLRNRAADLGATLVNGLVTKIDTGANRQGPYTLTYSDYSEGEATGVSQTLEVDLIIGADGANSRVAKAMDAGDYNVAIAFQERIKLPPEEMKYYEDLAEMYVGTDVSPDFYAWVFPKYDHVAVGTGTMQENQSLIKSLQVGIRERARKRLVNGEVIKVEAHPIPEHPRPRRVVGRMALVGDAAGYVTKSSGEGIYFAAKSGRMCAEEIVAASQGGKRVPSEADLKKYLKKWDRQYGATYKVLEILQNIFYRNDAAREAFVEMCDDKDVQRLTFDSYLYKRVVAMNPWQQLKLTFLTLGAVLRGNALAPQTYKPVPSTVRSDDEVNAMLAVSSIKGGINASREKKQALGTVQTPTQADSAQEMEEREPAGVA; from the coding sequence ATGTTGCGTGTGGCAGTGGTGGGCGGCGGCCCCAGTGGCTCCTGCGCCGCTGAGGTGCTGGCCAAGGCAGGCATCCAGACCTGGATCTTTGAACGCAAGCTCGACAACGCCAAGCCCTGTGGTGGCGCCATTCCGCTCTGCATGGTGGCGGAGTTCGACCTGCCGGAGTCGATCATCGACCGCAAGGTCCGCAACATGCGGATGATCTCCCCTTCCAACCGGGAGGTGGACATTCACCTTGACAACGCCGATGAATACATCGGCATGTGCCGCCGGGAGGTGATGGATGCCTTCCTGCGCAATCGGGCCGCCGACCTGGGCGCCACCCTCGTGAACGGGCTGGTGACCAAGATCGACACCGGTGCCAACCGCCAGGGGCCCTACACCCTCACCTACTCGGACTACAGCGAGGGTGAGGCCACCGGCGTGAGCCAAACGCTCGAGGTGGATCTGATCATCGGCGCCGATGGGGCCAACAGCCGGGTGGCCAAGGCCATGGATGCCGGCGATTACAACGTGGCCATCGCCTTCCAGGAGCGCATCAAGCTGCCCCCGGAGGAGATGAAGTACTACGAAGACCTGGCGGAGATGTATGTGGGCACGGATGTCTCCCCAGATTTCTATGCCTGGGTGTTCCCCAAATACGACCATGTGGCCGTGGGCACCGGTACCATGCAGGAGAACCAGTCGCTGATCAAGAGTCTGCAGGTGGGCATCCGCGAGCGGGCCCGCAAGCGTCTTGTGAATGGCGAGGTGATCAAGGTGGAGGCCCACCCCATCCCCGAGCATCCCCGCCCCCGGCGCGTGGTGGGCCGCATGGCGCTAGTGGGTGATGCCGCGGGCTACGTGACCAAGAGCTCGGGCGAAGGGATCTATTTCGCCGCCAAGAGCGGCCGGATGTGCGCCGAGGAGATCGTGGCCGCCAGCCAGGGCGGCAAGCGGGTGCCCAGCGAGGCCGATCTCAAGAAGTACCTGAAGAAGTGGGATCGCCAGTACGGCGCCACCTACAAGGTGCTGGAGATTCTCCAGAATATTTTTTATCGCAACGACGCGGCCCGTGAAGCGTTCGTGGAGATGTGCGATGACAAGGACGTGCAGCGCCTCACCTTCGACAGCTATCTCTACAAGCGGGTGGTGGCGATGAACCCCTGGCAGCAGCTGAAGCTCACCTTCCTCACCCTCGGCGCCGTGCTGCGGGGCAACGCCCTGGCTCCCCAGACCTACAAGCCCGTGCCCAGCACGGTGCGCTCTGACGACGAGGTCAACGCCATGCTGGCCGTGAGCAGCATCAAGGGCGGCATCAACGCGTCCCGCGAGAAGAAGCAGGCCCTTGGCACTGTGCAAACCCCCACCCAAGCCGACTCCGCCCAGGAGATGGAGGAGCGGGAGCCGGCAGGGGTGGCCTGA
- a CDS encoding M15 family metallopeptidase codes for MRALQGGRGRRRANDDIPIAQRSTPALPSRPGLLSRVGLVGLATLLLGGGLVLVFPAPIRRWLTPPPVDGLNARLSADGRLLGHFPYPEASGDDLVEVSPGQALHRDAASALLAMQRAAAADGISLTVLSAFRPVALQKDLFFEVKSERNQSALQRSRVSAPPGFSEHSTGYAVDLGDGRAPQANLSERFAATDAFRWLQANAARHHFVLSFPAGNPQGVNYEPWHWRFEGTAEALRQFEPAQRLAR; via the coding sequence CTGCGTGCCCTTCAGGGAGGACGGGGCCGCCGCAGGGCCAATGACGACATCCCCATCGCCCAGCGCTCCACCCCCGCCTTGCCCTCGCGCCCGGGGCTGCTCAGCCGTGTTGGCCTTGTCGGCCTGGCCACGCTGCTGCTCGGGGGCGGCCTGGTGCTGGTGTTTCCCGCACCGATTCGCCGCTGGCTCACCCCGCCCCCTGTGGACGGTCTGAATGCCCGGCTCAGCGCGGATGGCCGGCTGCTCGGTCACTTCCCCTATCCCGAGGCCTCCGGGGACGACCTGGTGGAGGTGAGTCCCGGCCAGGCGCTGCACCGGGACGCTGCCTCTGCCTTGCTGGCCATGCAACGGGCCGCCGCCGCGGACGGCATCAGCCTCACCGTGCTGAGTGCCTTCCGCCCCGTCGCCCTGCAGAAAGACCTCTTCTTTGAGGTGAAATCCGAGCGCAACCAGAGCGCCCTGCAGCGCTCCCGCGTGAGCGCGCCCCCAGGGTTTTCCGAACACAGCACCGGCTATGCCGTGGATCTCGGGGATGGCCGGGCGCCCCAGGCCAATCTCTCGGAACGCTTCGCCGCCACGGACGCCTTCCGCTGGCTGCAGGCCAACGCTGCGCGCCATCACTTCGTTCTCTCCTTCCCTGCCGGCAATCCCCAGGGGGTGAACTACGAACCCTGGCACTGGCGCTTCGAGGGCACCGCCGAGGCCCTCAGGCAGTTCGAACCGGCCCAGCGTCTGGCCCGTTGA
- the typA gene encoding translational GTPase TypA, giving the protein MSAVHPGTPIRNIAIIAHVDHGKTTLVDALLAQSGIFRDNEAVPTCVMDSNDLERERGITILSKNTAVDYEGIRINIVDTPGHADFGGEVERVLGMVDGCLLIVDANEGPMPQTRFVLKKALEKGLRPIVFVNKIDRARVDPEVAVDKVLDLFLELGADDDQCDFPYLFGSGMGGYAKPDMKTDSDTMKPLFDAILRHVPPPVGDPEKPLQLQVTTLDYSDFLGRIMIGRIHNGVIRAGQPAALLRDDGSVKRGRISKLLGFQGLQRVEIEQASAGDLVAVAGFDEVNIGETIACPDNPEALPLIKVDEPTLQMTFVVNDSPFAGKEGKFVTSRQVRDRLQRELLTNVALRVEDTDSPDRWAVSGRGELHLGILIETMRREGYEFQVSQPQVIFRTIDGTPHEPFETLVLDVPEEAVGACIEKLGIRKAEMQNMENTNDGRTQLEFVVPSRGLIGFRGEFIRATRGEGIMSHSFLDYRPMQGDFDTRRNGVLIAFEEGTATFYALKNAEDRGQFFITPGTKVYKGMIIGENNRPQDLEINVCKTKQLTNMRSAGAEELDTLQAPVQMTLERALEYIGPDEMLEVTPDSIRLRKLPAKKPAKR; this is encoded by the coding sequence ATGAGCGCCGTCCATCCCGGCACGCCGATTCGCAATATCGCGATCATTGCCCACGTTGACCACGGCAAGACCACCCTGGTGGATGCGCTGCTGGCCCAGTCGGGCATCTTCCGCGACAACGAGGCGGTGCCCACCTGCGTGATGGACTCCAACGACCTGGAGCGGGAGCGCGGCATCACCATCCTCTCCAAGAACACCGCGGTGGACTACGAGGGGATTCGCATCAACATCGTGGACACCCCCGGTCACGCCGACTTCGGTGGTGAGGTGGAGCGGGTGCTCGGCATGGTGGATGGCTGTCTGCTGATCGTGGACGCCAACGAGGGGCCGATGCCCCAGACCCGCTTCGTGCTCAAGAAGGCCCTGGAGAAGGGTCTGCGCCCGATCGTGTTCGTCAACAAGATCGACCGGGCCCGGGTGGATCCCGAGGTGGCCGTCGACAAGGTGCTGGACCTGTTCCTGGAACTGGGCGCCGACGACGATCAGTGCGACTTCCCCTACCTGTTCGGCAGCGGCATGGGCGGCTACGCCAAGCCCGACATGAAGACCGACAGCGACACGATGAAGCCGCTGTTCGATGCCATCTTGCGCCATGTGCCGCCGCCGGTGGGCGACCCCGAGAAGCCCCTGCAGCTCCAGGTCACCACCCTGGATTACAGCGATTTTCTGGGCCGGATCATGATCGGCCGCATCCACAACGGTGTGATCAGGGCCGGCCAGCCCGCCGCCCTGCTGCGCGACGACGGCAGCGTCAAGCGCGGCCGCATCAGCAAGCTGCTGGGTTTCCAGGGGCTGCAGCGGGTGGAGATCGAGCAGGCCAGCGCCGGTGACCTGGTGGCCGTGGCCGGTTTCGATGAGGTGAACATCGGTGAGACGATCGCCTGTCCGGACAACCCCGAGGCCCTGCCCCTGATCAAGGTGGACGAGCCCACCCTGCAGATGACCTTCGTCGTCAACGACTCCCCCTTCGCCGGCAAGGAGGGCAAGTTCGTCACCAGCCGCCAGGTGCGCGACCGCCTGCAGCGGGAACTGCTCACCAACGTGGCCCTGCGGGTGGAAGACACCGATTCGCCCGACCGCTGGGCGGTGAGCGGCCGCGGTGAGCTGCACCTGGGCATCCTGATCGAAACGATGCGCCGCGAGGGCTACGAGTTCCAGGTGAGCCAGCCCCAGGTGATCTTCCGCACCATCGACGGCACCCCACACGAGCCCTTTGAAACCCTGGTGCTCGATGTGCCCGAGGAGGCGGTTGGTGCCTGCATCGAGAAGCTCGGCATCCGCAAGGCCGAGATGCAGAACATGGAGAACACCAACGACGGCCGCACCCAGTTGGAATTCGTGGTGCCCTCCAGGGGCCTGATCGGCTTCCGCGGTGAGTTCATCCGCGCCACCCGCGGCGAGGGGATCATGAGCCACTCCTTCCTCGATTACCGGCCGATGCAGGGCGACTTCGACACCCGCCGCAACGGCGTGCTGATCGCCTTTGAGGAGGGCACCGCCACCTTCTACGCCCTGAAGAACGCCGAGGATCGCGGCCAGTTCTTCATCACCCCCGGCACCAAGGTGTACAAGGGCATGATCATCGGAGAGAACAACAGGCCCCAGGATCTGGAGATCAACGTCTGCAAGACCAAGCAGCTCACCAACATGCGCTCGGCCGGTGCCGAAGAGCTCGACACCCTGCAGGCCCCGGTGCAGATGACCCTGGAGAGGGCCCTTGAGTACATCGGTCCCGACGAGATGCTGGAGGTGACTCCCGATTCCATCCGCCTGCGCAAGCTGCCCGCCAAGAAGCCGGCCAAGCGCTGA
- a CDS encoding U32 family peptidase, which produces MGSRTPELLAPAGTWEALRAAAANGADAVYFGVESFNARMRAANFQVRELPAIAEWLHRRGVKAYLTLNVLVFSDELDQAGQLVLAAAAAGVDALIVQDIGLARLAAALAPDLPLHASTQMSITSAAGVAQAVALGCRQVVLARELSLRDLQRIQSQLGERGLKVPLEVFVHGALCVAYSGQCLTSEALGQRSANRGECAQACRLPYQLLVDGQPLDLDDQRYLLSPQDLAAWELVPQLAELGIASLKIEGRLKEASYVAVVTDAYRRSLDHWQEGHAAEVLSSSERRSLELSFSRGLSTGWLAGIDHRQLVHGRWSKKRGPLIGRLEALEPGGWCVLRTPEVLKPGDGLVFEARVRDPLSPPQEVGGRVMAVASRGPGLQAVRLGPARVPLAQLAPGGPCWLTSDPALERQAQRLARQHTPERARPLALQVLGGLGEPLRIRVLAAPPLAAAQLQDLQVLSATPLERARAAGLDRDRLLAQLGRLGGTGWELAELELQLADGLFLPVAELNRLRRQLVDQLALLGERGGLAPGITAPKTGWEPGPALPLLIKQLTANAPPPAPMGPGLVVLVRDLAQLRALRDLPLHSVVADLDQPRQLREAVAIGQGCWPGGVWLAGPRITRPDEAWSLEPLLRSRADGYLVRNADQLERLTGLAPCVGDFSLNVANPLSLAWFLDHWRLERVCASYDLDLPQLLALLRGSPAGRLEVTVHQHMPLFHMEHCLFCAFLSDGHDHTDCGRPCEQHVVQLRDRSGADHPLRADLGCRNTLFNARAQSAAEAIPLLLEHGVTHLRLELLDEDASTTRRRVGLYLEVLQGRLTGRELWQREQLDSRLGVTRGSLKPQLSSGDRSRAGTG; this is translated from the coding sequence ATGGGGTCCCGCACTCCCGAGCTGCTGGCTCCCGCCGGCACCTGGGAGGCCCTGCGGGCCGCCGCCGCCAACGGCGCCGATGCCGTGTACTTCGGCGTGGAGAGCTTCAACGCGCGCATGCGCGCGGCCAATTTTCAGGTGCGGGAGCTGCCCGCCATTGCCGAGTGGCTGCACCGGCGCGGCGTGAAGGCCTATCTCACCCTCAATGTGCTTGTGTTCAGCGACGAGCTGGACCAGGCCGGCCAGCTGGTCCTGGCCGCCGCCGCCGCCGGGGTGGACGCCCTGATCGTCCAGGACATCGGCCTGGCCCGCCTGGCGGCGGCTCTGGCACCGGACCTGCCGCTGCATGCCTCCACCCAGATGTCGATCACCAGTGCCGCCGGCGTGGCCCAGGCCGTGGCCCTCGGCTGCCGCCAGGTGGTGCTGGCCCGGGAGCTGAGCCTGCGCGATCTGCAACGGATTCAGAGCCAGCTGGGTGAGCGCGGGCTCAAGGTGCCCCTGGAGGTGTTCGTGCACGGTGCCCTGTGCGTGGCCTACTCCGGCCAGTGCCTCACCAGTGAGGCTCTCGGCCAGCGCAGTGCCAACCGCGGCGAATGTGCCCAGGCATGCCGCTTGCCCTACCAACTCCTGGTGGACGGCCAACCCCTGGATCTCGACGATCAGCGCTATCTGCTCTCCCCCCAGGATCTGGCCGCCTGGGAGCTGGTGCCCCAGCTGGCCGAGCTGGGGATCGCCAGCCTCAAGATCGAGGGCCGGCTCAAGGAGGCCAGCTATGTGGCAGTGGTCACCGATGCCTACCGCCGCAGCCTCGATCACTGGCAGGAGGGGCACGCCGCCGAAGTCCTCTCCAGCAGTGAGCGGCGCAGTCTGGAGCTCAGTTTCTCCAGGGGCCTCTCCACGGGCTGGCTTGCCGGTATCGACCATCGCCAGCTGGTGCACGGACGCTGGAGCAAGAAGCGGGGTCCGTTGATCGGCAGGCTGGAGGCCCTGGAGCCTGGTGGCTGGTGTGTGCTGCGTACGCCGGAAGTCCTCAAGCCCGGCGATGGCCTGGTGTTCGAGGCCCGCGTCCGTGATCCCCTCTCCCCTCCCCAGGAGGTGGGAGGCCGGGTGATGGCCGTGGCCAGCCGCGGGCCTGGGCTGCAGGCCGTGCGCCTCGGTCCGGCCAGGGTGCCCCTCGCCCAGCTCGCCCCGGGAGGTCCCTGCTGGCTCACCAGCGATCCGGCGCTGGAGCGCCAGGCGCAGCGCCTGGCCCGCCAGCACACCCCGGAGCGGGCCCGTCCGCTGGCGCTCCAGGTGCTGGGTGGCTTGGGGGAGCCCCTGCGGATCAGGGTGCTCGCCGCGCCCCCGCTCGCCGCTGCTCAACTCCAGGACCTGCAGGTGCTCAGTGCCACGCCCCTGGAGCGGGCGCGGGCTGCCGGTCTCGACCGGGATCGCCTCCTGGCGCAACTGGGCCGCCTGGGCGGCACCGGCTGGGAGCTGGCGGAGCTGGAGTTGCAGCTTGCGGATGGCCTGTTTCTGCCCGTGGCCGAACTCAATCGCCTGCGCCGCCAGCTGGTGGATCAGCTGGCCCTGCTTGGGGAGCGTGGCGGCCTGGCCCCTGGCATCACGGCTCCGAAGACCGGCTGGGAACCTGGCCCCGCTCTGCCCCTGCTGATCAAGCAGCTCACTGCTAACGCGCCCCCTCCTGCTCCCATGGGGCCAGGCCTGGTGGTGCTTGTGCGCGATCTGGCGCAGCTGCGGGCCCTGCGCGATCTGCCCCTGCACAGCGTGGTGGCCGATCTGGACCAGCCGCGCCAGTTGCGCGAGGCGGTGGCCATCGGCCAGGGCTGCTGGCCCGGAGGGGTGTGGCTGGCCGGGCCCCGCATCACCCGGCCCGATGAGGCCTGGAGCCTGGAGCCCCTGCTGCGCAGCCGTGCCGACGGCTATCTGGTGCGCAATGCCGACCAGCTGGAGCGACTCACCGGCCTGGCCCCCTGCGTGGGGGATTTCAGCCTGAATGTGGCCAACCCCCTCTCCCTGGCCTGGTTCCTCGACCACTGGCGGCTCGAGCGGGTCTGCGCCAGCTACGACCTCGATCTACCGCAGCTGCTGGCGCTGCTGCGGGGCTCGCCGGCGGGTCGCCTGGAGGTGACGGTGCACCAGCACATGCCCCTCTTCCACATGGAGCACTGCCTGTTCTGCGCCTTTCTCTCCGACGGCCACGACCACACCGACTGCGGGCGCCCCTGTGAGCAGCATGTGGTGCAGTTGCGCGACCGGTCCGGGGCCGACCATCCCCTGCGAGCTGACCTGGGCTGCCGCAACACCCTGTTCAACGCCAGGGCCCAGTCGGCGGCGGAGGCCATTCCCCTGCTGCTGGAGCACGGTGTGACCCACCTCAGACTGGAGCTGCTGGACGAGGATGCCAGCACGACCCGCCGGCGCGTGGGGCTCTATCTCGAGGTGCTCCAGGGTCGCCTCACGGGCCGCGAGCTCTGGCAACGCGAACAGCTGGACAGTCGCCTCGGCGTGACCCGGGGCAGCCTCAAGCCCCAGCTGTCCAGCGGCGATCGTTCCAGAGCTGGGACAGGCTGA